One segment of Pseudodesulfovibrio sp. 5S69 DNA contains the following:
- a CDS encoding glycosyltransferase yields the protein MADPTQHSSQAGAIAQVSFSGDFGGREKVAVELCRNLRGLGLECLLYVVVEERAGARRNDNLMNSLGDAGRFAHVFRTHSRFSPQLLFRLAASFREQGVRIVHCHCYKSLYYAVLMRLLGLLDGSVVYTLHGLVLPSGAMPWFIRHCQLIGLRLSDGVIGCSREILASSFPNPGKVRTASIINAIELPETEFAALESGRARARQELVERYGLATEGLVVINVGRICPQKNYPLYLEMIRREMMEAPGSNTNHLIVGNGELRADMEALAESLGIRHRVVFTGFVSDMDTVYRGADLLVQTSTWEGTPMCLLEARSYGLPVVAPAVGGNVDVVESGSNGTLYPTGDLPSLWAGYAAYALDGDLRQRHGRAAFEQTGRKFGTRDWARRHVAFYGEVSGGVKLREAGR from the coding sequence ATGGCCGATCCGACCCAGCATAGTTCTCAGGCGGGTGCCATCGCCCAAGTCTCTTTTTCCGGCGACTTCGGCGGCCGGGAAAAGGTCGCGGTGGAGTTGTGCCGCAACCTTCGTGGGCTGGGCCTGGAGTGTCTACTCTACGTGGTGGTCGAGGAGCGGGCCGGTGCGCGGCGGAACGACAACCTGATGAATTCCCTTGGTGACGCAGGCCGGTTCGCCCATGTTTTCCGTACCCACAGCCGGTTTTCCCCGCAGCTCCTGTTCCGGCTGGCCGCCAGCTTCCGCGAACAGGGCGTCCGGATTGTTCACTGCCATTGCTACAAGTCCCTGTACTACGCAGTGCTCATGCGCCTGCTGGGCTTGCTCGACGGCTCAGTCGTCTACACCCTGCACGGTCTTGTCCTGCCCTCCGGGGCCATGCCCTGGTTTATCAGGCACTGCCAGTTGATCGGTCTGCGCCTGTCCGACGGCGTCATCGGCTGTTCCCGGGAGATTTTGGCCAGTTCCTTCCCCAATCCGGGAAAGGTCAGGACCGCGTCCATCATCAATGCCATCGAGTTGCCCGAGACGGAGTTCGCGGCCCTGGAATCCGGCAGGGCACGGGCCCGCCAGGAACTGGTCGAGCGGTACGGTCTTGCCACTGAAGGGCTGGTGGTCATCAACGTGGGCAGGATCTGCCCGCAGAAAAATTATCCCTTGTACCTGGAGATGATCCGGCGGGAAATGATGGAGGCTCCCGGTTCGAACACGAATCACCTCATTGTCGGCAACGGCGAGCTGCGGGCCGACATGGAGGCCCTGGCCGAATCCCTCGGCATCCGCCATCGGGTGGTCTTTACCGGTTTTGTTTCGGACATGGATACGGTCTACCGTGGGGCGGACCTCCTGGTCCAGACATCCACCTGGGAGGGCACGCCCATGTGCCTGTTGGAAGCGCGCTCCTACGGCCTTCCCGTGGTGGCCCCCGCCGTTGGCGGCAATGTTGACGTGGTCGAAAGCGGTTCCAACGGGACCCTTTATCCGACTGGCGATCTGCCGTCACTATGGGCAGGGTATGCCGCATACGCCCTCGACGGCGATCTCAGGCAGCGTCACGGCCGGGCTGCCTTTGAACAGACCGGTCGAAAATTCGGGACCCGTGACTGGGCCCGACGGCACGTAGCCTTTTACGGCGAGGTATCCGGCGGCGTGAAATTACGGGAGGCCGGACGATGA